From Fusarium oxysporum f. sp. lycopersici 4287 chromosome 13, whole genome shotgun sequence, one genomic window encodes:
- a CDS encoding choline dehydrogenase, translating to MRLSFVITCISVLADSASAFSVPWSPSPKSHNPFIGKRDTAVEYDYVVVGSGAGGGPVAANLAVAGFKVLLIDAGGDSGDDWVEKVPALHLMSTEFEDTRWNYFVNHYPDAEQQKKDSKMVYQKTDGSYYVGLTPPKDAKPLGVLYPRAGTLGGCTRHNALITIAAHDSDWSYIASLTGDDSWNPDNMRSYFEKLEKNMYLPSSIIGHGFNGWLGTSLTSLSLVVEDQKLLSLIISAASAMGKGLLGFVLNTVAGLGQVLLRDLNAPGQTSKTGLYQVPLSMADSVRGGPRDFILNTAKAVNKDGSRKYHLDIKLNTLVTKINFDKSGSKPRAVGVNYMQGASLYRADPRSGSAKPTGTGSVKAKREVIISAGSFNTPQLLKLSGIGPKKELDSFKIPVLVDLPGVGTNMQDRYENTVIGKTNSDFVITSKCTFLETMPDPCLEQYKKGLGPITKGVYATNGIAIAVVLKSSVAEDEPDLLISGAPAKFKGYFPGYAADSLADAEHWAWIILKAHSRNNAGTVTLKSTDPRDMPIINFNYFDTGVNANGEGDKDLQATYEGFEFARKAFDDLIPLDGEFPEVWPGSQTNNEQKAKQFLKDEAWGHHASCTAAIGADDDPMAVLDSEFKVRGTEGLRVVDASVFPKIPGFYIALPLYIVAEKASDVIIKAAKSS from the exons ATGCGTTTGTCGTTCGTTATTACTTGCATTTCTGTTCTGGCTGATTCAGCCTCTGCCTT TTCTGTACCATGGAGCCCTTCCCCCAAGTCGCATAATCCTTTCATAGGCAAACGCGATACCGCCGTTGAATACGACTATGTAGTTGTCGGTTCCGGCGCTGGTGGCGGCCCTGTCGCCGCCAATCTCGCCGTCGCGGGCTTCAAAgttcttctcatcgacgCTGGCGGCGACTCTGGCGATGATTGGGTTGAGAAGGTTCCCGCCTTGCATCTCATGTCCACTGAGTTCGAGGATACACGCTGGAACTACTTCGTCAATCATTACCCTGACGCCGAGCAACAGAAGAAGGACTCCAAGATGGTTTACCAGAAGACTGATGGTAGCTACTATGTCGGACTCACCCCGCCTAAGGATGCGAAACCTTTGGGTGTTCTTTATCCTCGTGCTGGTACTCTTGGTGGATGCACCCGTCACAATGCCCTCATTACTATCGCTGCTCATGACAGTGACTGGTCTTATATCGCTAGTCTTACTGGTGATGATTCTTGGAACCCTGATAACATGCGGTCTTACTTTgagaagctggagaagaaCATGTACCTCCCCAGCAGTATCATCGGCCACGGCTTCAATGGTTGGCTTGGTACTTCTCTGacctccttgtccttggtaGTTGAGGACCAGAAGCTTCTGTCTTTGATCATCTCCGCTGCTTCAGCCATGGGTAAGGGTCTTCTGGGTTTCGTATTGAACACTGTTGCAGGCCTTGGTCAGGTCTTGCTTCGTGATCTGAATGCACCAGGTCAAACCAGTAAGACGGGACTTTATCAGGTTCCGCTGTCGATGGCTGACTCTGTTCGTGGTGGCCCTCGAGACTTTATCCTCAACACTGCCAAGGCTGTCAACAAGGATGGCTCTCGCAAGTACCATCTCGACATCAAGCTCAACACTCTT GtcaccaagatcaacttCGACAAGAGCGGTTCCAAGCCCCGTGCCGTCGGTGTCAACTACATGCAAGGCGCAAGCCTCTACCGCGCCGATCCTCGCTCTGGATCAGCCAAGCCCACTGGTACCGGCAGCGTCAAAGCCAAGCGCGAAGTCATCATCTCCGCTGGTTCTTTCAACActcctcagcttctcaagctcagtGGCATCGGTcccaagaaggagcttgacTCTTTTAAGATTCCTGTGCTGGTTGATCTTCCTGGTGTTGGAACCAACATGCAGGATCGGTATGAGAATACTGTGATTGGCAAGACTAACAGCGACTTTGTCATCACGTCTAAGTGTACTTTCCTTGAGACGATGCCGGATCCTTGTCTGGAGCAGTACAAGAAGGGTCTGGGTCCAATCACCAAGGGCGTGTATGCGACCAATGGTATCGCCATCGCTGTTGTCCTCAAGTCCTCTGTCGCTGAGGATGAACctgatcttctcatctctgGCGCCccagccaagttcaagggcTACTTCCCCGGCTATGCCGCTGACTCACTCGCCGATGCCGAGCACTGGGCCTGGATCATCCTCAAGGCCCATAGCCGTAACAACGCTGGTACTGTCACCTTGAAGTCCACTGACCCACGCGACATgcccatcatcaacttcaactaCTTCGACACCGGCGTCAACGCAAACGGAGAAGGTGATAAGGATCTCCAAGCCACCTACGAAGGCTTCGAGTTTGCTCGCAAGGCATTTGACGACTTGATCCCTCTTGACGGCGAGTTCCCTGAAGTATGGCCCGGAAGCCAGACAAACAATGAGCAAAAGGCGAAACAGTTCCTCAAAGATGAGGCATGGGGCCATCACGCTTCGTGCACTGCTGCTATCggtgctgatgatgatcctATGGCTGTGTTGGACTCTGAGTTCAAGGTTAGGGGTACTGAGGGTCTGCGCGTTGTTGATGCTAGTGTTTTCCCTAAGATTCCTGGTTTCTATATCGCGCTGCCATTGTACattgttgctgagaaggctAGCGATGTTATCATCAAGGCAGCGAAGAGCTCTTAA